The Oryzias melastigma strain HK-1 linkage group LG13, ASM292280v2, whole genome shotgun sequence genome window below encodes:
- the LOC112142084 gene encoding uncharacterized protein LOC112142084, whose translation MDVQIAKTTQNLTTAADMRVTTQMLMQPSANWEGYLTPAPLSIAIMGELVFISSTTDFSINKNPPKDGFKYIKYPDSFRASLMQICNSGWHAFNLAHKNMDQIRIHTFTVPDYMKAVVKILFQGNDEIVETLLPNQLENIRSISDECVVLAESVEKKYEYVINIIQELLEACINANHVYGEELENVRMKLEENKLKEQTSKELNERSKKAMEAMSKELEETQEQYKKAMDSIPSGWEMIGMDLVEGMTSVLKVFSSGAAFCKGLIKNPFGSEINLFDKGEDVDMIAEMKICSRSGQILQLASSFSQFINNNGINWKEIYDQKNKCTKTTWQRDQFERIHQEVEDLPRSKLKETALFLCQRGINICEQLAMYAPGQKCDRKMANKLIKETKKLCDDALKFDCKSKKKSGSPALNPKPPMMFKTEENSGSPSASQRATENAYFRIEQSREQLKQTREAYEKAVQNMEQNQRELTEILVEMQNCKIKEIDFDTTIKMLVKGMDAMGRVKEQWEKMVRFFQMVANIVKTSLGTTLNNFVKTSEDTKKLSYNSKLFAKDMLYNQAFEASNIASLVHMISGTYCEVSNKYLMDRVSSLGKLMAMDKESPEFMQERLKLQESCQEAQGGIMHLVLRNKKEFERKTDARMAQIEGELKAILPSAPPSETQRIKEIVQTGFGEEEENYY comes from the coding sequence atggaTGTCCAAATTGCAAAGACCACCCAGAATTTGACCACTGCAGCTGATATGAGGGTCACCACCCAGATGTTGATGCAGCCCAGTGCAAACTGGGAGGGTTACCTAACTCCTGCTCCTCTCTCCATCGCCATCATGGGGGAGCTGGTCTTCATCTCATCAACCACTGATTTCTCCATCAACAAGAATCCCCCAAAAGATGGATTCAAGTACATAAAGTACCCAGACTCTTTTAGGGCTAGTCTCATGCAAATCTGTAACTCAGGCTGGCACGCTTTCAACTTAGCCCACAAGAACATGGATCAAATCCGCATTCATACTTTCACTGTTCCAGATTATATGAAAGCAGTAGTCAAGATTCTGTTTCAAGGAAATGATGAAATTGTTGAAACTCTCCTTCCAAACCAGCTGGAAAACATCCGCAGCATTTCAGACGAATGTGTGGTGCTAGCAGAGAGCGTTGAAAAGAAGTATGAATATGTTATTAATATAATTCAGGAGCTGCTGGAAGCCTGTATCAATGCTAACCATGTTTATGGAGAAGAGCTGGAGAACGTCAGGATGAAACTTGAGGAGAATAAATTGAAGGAGCAGACTTCAAAGGAGCTAAATGAACGATCCAAGAAAGCAATGGAGGCCATGTCAAAGGAGCTGGAAGAAACACAAGAACAGTACAAAAAGGCCATGGATTCCATCCCATCAGGATGGGAGATGATTGGCATGGATTTAGTTGAAGGAATGACATCCGTTCTGAAAGTATTCAGTTCAGGAGCAGCTTTTTGTAAGGGTCTCATTAAAAATCCCTTTGGTTCTGAGATTAATCTTTTTGACAAAGGTGAGGATGTTGACATGATTGCAGAAATGAAAATATGCAGCAGGTCAGGACAAATCCTTCAACTTGCATCATCATTCAGTCAGTTCATCAATAACAATGGGATCAATTGGAAAGAGATCTATGATCAGAAGAACAAGTGTACAAAAACTACATGGCAAAGAGATCAATTTGAAAGAATTCATCAGGAGGTGGAGGATCTTCCAAGGAGTAAACTAAAAGAAACTGCTCTGTTCCTCTGCCAAAGAGGCATCAACATCTGTGAACAGTTGGCAATGTACGCACCTGGTCAGAAATGTGAtagaaaaatggcaaacaaactgattaaagaaacaaagaagcTGTGTGATGATGCTCTTAAGTTTGattgtaaaagcaaaaaaaaaagtggttctCCAGCTTTGAACCCCAAACCTCCAATGATGTTCAAAACAGAGGAAAACTCTGGAAGTCCGTCTGCCAGCCAGAGAGCAACAGAGAACGCTTATTTTCGAATTGAACAGAGCCGAGAACAACTGAAGCAAACACGAGAAGCATATGAGAAGGCTGTCCAGAACATGGAGCAGAACCAAAGAGAACTGACTGAGATCCTGGTTGAGATGCAGAACTGCAAGATCAAAgagattgactttgacaccacCATCAAAATGCTGGTCAAAGGTATGGATGCCATGGGTAGAGTGAAGGAGCAGTGGGAGAAGATGGTGCGCTTCTTCCAGATGGTGGCCAACATTGTGAAAACCAGCCTTGGAACCACGCTGAACAATTTTGTGAAGACATCTGAAGACACAAAGAAATTGTCCTACAACTCAAAGCTCTTTGCTAAAGACATGCTGTACAACCAGGCTTTTGAAGCCTCCAACATCGCCAGTCTGGTCCACATGATCTCAGGGACCTACTGTGAAGTGTCCAACAAGTACCTGATGGACAGAGTGAGCAGCTTGGGTAAGCTTATGGCCATGGACAAGGAGAGTCCAGAGTTCATGCAAGAGCGACTGAAGCTGCAGGAGTCCTGCCAAGAAGCTCAAGGCGGCATCATGCATTTGGTTCTGAGGAACAAGAAAGAATTTGAAAGGAAGACAGATGCCAGGATGGCTCAAATTGAGGGAGAGCTCAAAGCAATCCTGCCGTCTGCTCCACCATCAGAGACCCAAAGAATCAAAGAAATAGTTCAGACTGGGTttggagaggaagaagaaaattaTTACTGA